A single Pagrus major chromosome 19, Pma_NU_1.0 DNA region contains:
- the rnf32 gene encoding RING finger protein 32 isoform X1, translating to MQSFFPPFCCYYFARDIKFCCASCITVHECSDEDLYLISQGLTSKASNKLVINSVAFHDHITRSLLQQGISLSDPLLRLKRKAPRNPQGRGRVEERGLRRQEDGEYVLDAAPPPLTLAQKLGLVASPAGRLTEDEWTQVKARSIQQGESAQPCAVCREEFLLQPQVLLSCSHVFHRACVQSFERFSGRKCCPMCRKEQYETRVIHDAAQLFKHQSATRIQACWRGYVARKRYKKLRRSICPKDKRLRRKFFEEKLQELNDSFVRYCHTDTEAFLSDINRSLSSSRRVFQQLERKHVSEPRENDWERIQSQVIQRGVWDCPICLTALCSPSLRTEEDTSSHRRHRPTILLSCSHLFHQLCLEAFEAFTTESRPSCPVCRSVYHKKLI from the exons ATGCAGtcattttttcctccattttgctGCTACTACTTTGCCAGGGATATAAAGTTTTGTTGTGCCTCATGCATCACTGTACATGAATGCAGTGATGAGGATTTATATCTTATTTCACAGGGTTTGACATCTAAAGCTAGCAACAAGTTGGTGATCAACTCGGTTGCCTTTCACGACCACATCACACGCAGCCTGCTGCAGCAAGGTATCTCACTTTCTGACCCGCTGCTGAGATTGAAAAGGAAAGCACCCAGAAATCCACAAGGGAGAGGAAGAGTGGAAGAAAGGGGTCTGCGGAGACAAGAAGATGGAGAATATGTGCTGGATGCTGCTCCACCTCCTTTAACATTGG CTCAGAAGCTGGGTTTGGTGGCCTCCCCTGCAGGACGACTCACAGAGGACGAATGGACTCAGGTCAAGGCGAGGTCTATTCAGCAGGGGGAATCAGCTCAGCCCTGTGCAGTATGCAGGGAGGAGTTTCTCCTTCAGCCTCAG GTGTTGCTGTCTTGTTCTCACGTGTTCCACAGAGCATGCGTGCAGTCCTTCGAGAGGTTTTCTGGGAGGAAGTGCTGCCCGATGTGCAGGAAGGAGCAGTATGAGACACGGGTGATCCACGATGCAGCTCAACTCTTCAAACACCAGAGTGCCACCAG aatTCAAGCGTGCTGGCGAGGCTATGTTGCTcgaaaaagatacaaaaaattGAGAAGATCTATATGCCCAAAAGACAAACGGCTGCGGCGTAAATTCTTCGAAGAAAAG TTGCAGGAGTTGAATGACAGCTTTGTCCGATACTGTCACACCGACACGGAGGCTTTTCTGAGTGATATCAACCGCTCGCTGTCATCAAGCAGACGAGTGTTCCAGCAGCTGGAGAGAAAGCACGTCTCCGAACCTCGGGAGAACGACTGGGAGCGAATACAGAGCCAG GTGATCCAGAGAGGTGTCTGGGACTGCCCCATCTGCCTGACTGCTTTGTGCAGCCCAAGCCTCCGAACAGAGGAGGACACATCCAGCCATCGACGACACAGACCCACCATTCTTCTGTCCTGTTCCCACCTCTTCCACCAGCTCTGTCTGGAGGCTTTTGAGGCCTTTACTACAGAAAGCAGACCTTCATGTCCTGTGTGCAGATCTGTCTACCACAAAAAACTCATCTGA
- the rnf32 gene encoding RING finger protein 32 isoform X2, which translates to MQSFFPPFCCYYFARDIKFCCASCITVHECSDEDLYLISQGLTSKASNKLVINSVAFHDHITRSLLQQGISLSDPLLRLKRKAPRNPQGRGRVEERGLRRQEDGEYVLDAAPPPLTLAQKLGLVASPAGRLTEDEWTQVKARSIQQGESAQPCAVCREEFLLQPQVLLSCSHVFHRACVQSFERFSGRKCCPMCRKEQYETRVIHDAAQLFKHQSATRIQACWRGYVARKRYKKLRRSICPKDKRLRRKFFEEKELNDSFVRYCHTDTEAFLSDINRSLSSSRRVFQQLERKHVSEPRENDWERIQSQVIQRGVWDCPICLTALCSPSLRTEEDTSSHRRHRPTILLSCSHLFHQLCLEAFEAFTTESRPSCPVCRSVYHKKLI; encoded by the exons ATGCAGtcattttttcctccattttgctGCTACTACTTTGCCAGGGATATAAAGTTTTGTTGTGCCTCATGCATCACTGTACATGAATGCAGTGATGAGGATTTATATCTTATTTCACAGGGTTTGACATCTAAAGCTAGCAACAAGTTGGTGATCAACTCGGTTGCCTTTCACGACCACATCACACGCAGCCTGCTGCAGCAAGGTATCTCACTTTCTGACCCGCTGCTGAGATTGAAAAGGAAAGCACCCAGAAATCCACAAGGGAGAGGAAGAGTGGAAGAAAGGGGTCTGCGGAGACAAGAAGATGGAGAATATGTGCTGGATGCTGCTCCACCTCCTTTAACATTGG CTCAGAAGCTGGGTTTGGTGGCCTCCCCTGCAGGACGACTCACAGAGGACGAATGGACTCAGGTCAAGGCGAGGTCTATTCAGCAGGGGGAATCAGCTCAGCCCTGTGCAGTATGCAGGGAGGAGTTTCTCCTTCAGCCTCAG GTGTTGCTGTCTTGTTCTCACGTGTTCCACAGAGCATGCGTGCAGTCCTTCGAGAGGTTTTCTGGGAGGAAGTGCTGCCCGATGTGCAGGAAGGAGCAGTATGAGACACGGGTGATCCACGATGCAGCTCAACTCTTCAAACACCAGAGTGCCACCAG aatTCAAGCGTGCTGGCGAGGCTATGTTGCTcgaaaaagatacaaaaaattGAGAAGATCTATATGCCCAAAAGACAAACGGCTGCGGCGTAAATTCTTCGAAGAAAAG GAGTTGAATGACAGCTTTGTCCGATACTGTCACACCGACACGGAGGCTTTTCTGAGTGATATCAACCGCTCGCTGTCATCAAGCAGACGAGTGTTCCAGCAGCTGGAGAGAAAGCACGTCTCCGAACCTCGGGAGAACGACTGGGAGCGAATACAGAGCCAG GTGATCCAGAGAGGTGTCTGGGACTGCCCCATCTGCCTGACTGCTTTGTGCAGCCCAAGCCTCCGAACAGAGGAGGACACATCCAGCCATCGACGACACAGACCCACCATTCTTCTGTCCTGTTCCCACCTCTTCCACCAGCTCTGTCTGGAGGCTTTTGAGGCCTTTACTACAGAAAGCAGACCTTCATGTCCTGTGTGCAGATCTGTCTACCACAAAAAACTCATCTGA
- the rnf32 gene encoding RING finger protein 32 isoform X3: MAMRKGLTSKASNKLVINSVAFHDHITRSLLQQGISLSDPLLRLKRKAPRNPQGRGRVEERGLRRQEDGEYVLDAAPPPLTLAQKLGLVASPAGRLTEDEWTQVKARSIQQGESAQPCAVCREEFLLQPQVLLSCSHVFHRACVQSFERFSGRKCCPMCRKEQYETRVIHDAAQLFKHQSATRIQACWRGYVARKRYKKLRRSICPKDKRLRRKFFEEKLQELNDSFVRYCHTDTEAFLSDINRSLSSSRRVFQQLERKHVSEPRENDWERIQSQVIQRGVWDCPICLTALCSPSLRTEEDTSSHRRHRPTILLSCSHLFHQLCLEAFEAFTTESRPSCPVCRSVYHKKLI; the protein is encoded by the exons ATGGCAATGCGGAAG GGTTTGACATCTAAAGCTAGCAACAAGTTGGTGATCAACTCGGTTGCCTTTCACGACCACATCACACGCAGCCTGCTGCAGCAAGGTATCTCACTTTCTGACCCGCTGCTGAGATTGAAAAGGAAAGCACCCAGAAATCCACAAGGGAGAGGAAGAGTGGAAGAAAGGGGTCTGCGGAGACAAGAAGATGGAGAATATGTGCTGGATGCTGCTCCACCTCCTTTAACATTGG CTCAGAAGCTGGGTTTGGTGGCCTCCCCTGCAGGACGACTCACAGAGGACGAATGGACTCAGGTCAAGGCGAGGTCTATTCAGCAGGGGGAATCAGCTCAGCCCTGTGCAGTATGCAGGGAGGAGTTTCTCCTTCAGCCTCAG GTGTTGCTGTCTTGTTCTCACGTGTTCCACAGAGCATGCGTGCAGTCCTTCGAGAGGTTTTCTGGGAGGAAGTGCTGCCCGATGTGCAGGAAGGAGCAGTATGAGACACGGGTGATCCACGATGCAGCTCAACTCTTCAAACACCAGAGTGCCACCAG aatTCAAGCGTGCTGGCGAGGCTATGTTGCTcgaaaaagatacaaaaaattGAGAAGATCTATATGCCCAAAAGACAAACGGCTGCGGCGTAAATTCTTCGAAGAAAAG TTGCAGGAGTTGAATGACAGCTTTGTCCGATACTGTCACACCGACACGGAGGCTTTTCTGAGTGATATCAACCGCTCGCTGTCATCAAGCAGACGAGTGTTCCAGCAGCTGGAGAGAAAGCACGTCTCCGAACCTCGGGAGAACGACTGGGAGCGAATACAGAGCCAG GTGATCCAGAGAGGTGTCTGGGACTGCCCCATCTGCCTGACTGCTTTGTGCAGCCCAAGCCTCCGAACAGAGGAGGACACATCCAGCCATCGACGACACAGACCCACCATTCTTCTGTCCTGTTCCCACCTCTTCCACCAGCTCTGTCTGGAGGCTTTTGAGGCCTTTACTACAGAAAGCAGACCTTCATGTCCTGTGTGCAGATCTGTCTACCACAAAAAACTCATCTGA